In Malus sylvestris chromosome 15, drMalSylv7.2, whole genome shotgun sequence, a single genomic region encodes these proteins:
- the LOC126604951 gene encoding uncharacterized protein LOC126604951 — MEDFRSRSCGHGRSQLESYNVGSGSAGPASSGVNGMQDLRCYSASYATSVSPQQQQTQAGNNGEKIRKGKSANGSATKSWSLSDPELQRKKRVASYKVYTVEGKLKGSFRKSFRWLKETCNRVVYGR, encoded by the coding sequence TTCAGATCCAGATCGTGCGGTCACGGAAGGTCGCAGCTGGAGAGCTACAATGTCGGCAGTGGGTCGGCGGGACCCGCTTCGTCGGGGGTCAATGGGATGCAGGATCTCAGGTGCTACAGCGCCTCCTACGCGACCTCTGTGAGCCCGCAGCAGCAGCAAACCCAGGCGGGAAACAACGGCGAGAAGATCAGGAAGGGGAAGTCGGCGAACGGGTCGGCGACGAAGAGCTGGAGCCTGAGCGATCCGGAGctgcagaggaagaagagggtggcGAGCTATAAGGTGTATACGGTGGAAGGGAAGCTCAAGGGGTCGTTCCGGAAGAGCTTCCGGTGGCTCAAGGAAACTTGTAATAGAGTCGTCTATGGCCGGTAA